In one Chryseobacterium camelliae genomic region, the following are encoded:
- a CDS encoding SRPBCC domain-containing protein, with the protein MEKLTFEIQRSAPPEKVWSVLWDDISYRQWTTAFTEGSFYQGILEEGNTIKFLDPNNNGMFSRVEKNIPGKEIKFLHLGEIYNGVEAPQDWGEATEAYILEENDEGTKLKSEIQTPEEFKGFFEEKFPKAMQIVKQLSENQF; encoded by the coding sequence ATGGAAAAATTAACTTTTGAAATACAGAGAAGTGCTCCTCCTGAAAAAGTATGGAGTGTACTTTGGGATGATATTTCATATCGACAGTGGACAACGGCTTTTACAGAAGGCTCTTTTTATCAGGGAATTTTAGAAGAGGGAAATACGATCAAATTCTTAGATCCAAACAACAACGGAATGTTTAGCCGGGTAGAAAAAAATATTCCGGGTAAGGAGATTAAATTTTTACACCTTGGCGAAATTTATAACGGAGTAGAAGCTCCGCAAGATTGGGGTGAAGCCACGGAAGCTTATATTTTGGAAGAAAATGATGAAGGTACGAAACTGAAAAGTGAAATTCAGACGCCGGAAGAGTTTAAAGGTTTTTTTGAAGAGAAATTTCCAAAAGCCATGCAAATCGTGAAACAACTTTCTGAAAATCAATTTTAA
- a CDS encoding VOC family protein encodes MNNDIFPCLWYDGEAKESAEFYCNVFGGKITADTPVVMNIEIFGQKLMLLNGGPHFTKNPSVSLMIICDTEDEVQKYWDQLLDGGVALMPLDAYSWSKKYGWVQDKYGVTWQIFLGEKASEQKMVPTLMFIHENNGKAMEAMELYTKTFPNSKIGNILKYDDGSEGHPIPEPAENIQHAHFEIDGYSFFCMDNSYDHPFDFNEGISMVVMTDDQEQTDKYWNTLTSNGGRESMCGWLKDQYGFSWQIVPKRLIQLMSDPDQAKAQKVVQAMMKMQKIIIADLENAYNS; translated from the coding sequence ATGAATAACGATATTTTTCCATGCCTTTGGTATGATGGAGAAGCAAAAGAATCCGCCGAATTTTACTGTAACGTATTTGGCGGAAAAATTACGGCAGATACTCCTGTTGTGATGAATATTGAGATTTTCGGACAAAAATTGATGCTTTTAAACGGCGGTCCGCATTTTACAAAAAATCCTTCGGTTTCTTTGATGATCATTTGCGATACAGAGGATGAGGTTCAGAAATACTGGGATCAGTTGTTGGATGGAGGAGTGGCTTTAATGCCTTTAGATGCTTATTCATGGAGCAAAAAATACGGTTGGGTTCAGGATAAATATGGAGTAACCTGGCAGATTTTCCTGGGTGAAAAAGCCAGCGAGCAAAAAATGGTTCCAACTTTAATGTTTATCCATGAAAATAATGGAAAAGCAATGGAAGCGATGGAATTGTACACGAAGACTTTCCCAAATTCTAAAATTGGAAATATTTTGAAGTATGACGACGGAAGCGAAGGACATCCCATTCCGGAACCGGCAGAAAATATACAGCATGCGCATTTTGAAATTGACGGGTACAGTTTCTTTTGTATGGACAATTCCTATGATCATCCATTTGATTTTAACGAGGGAATTTCAATGGTGGTAATGACCGACGACCAGGAACAAACGGATAAATATTGGAATACGCTAACTTCCAACGGGGGAAGAGAAAGCATGTGTGGCTGGCTGAAAGATCAATACGGCTTTAGCTGGCAGATTGTTCCCAAAAGATTGATTCAGTTAATGAGCGATCCGGATCAGGCGAAAGCACAAAAAGTAGTGCAGGCGATGATGAAAATGCAGAAAATTATCATTGCAGATTTAGAGAACGCTTATAATTCTTAA
- a CDS encoding SRPBCC family protein produces the protein MEPIKIDITILAPVQKVWDYYNEPKHITKWNFAHESWQCPNSENDLRVGGKFKNRMEAKDGSFGFDFEGVYDEVVPAEKLKYHMEDGRNVEVVFDKIDENTTNVKINFDPEKQNSVEMQRDGWYAILNNFHKYVENH, from the coding sequence ATGGAACCTATTAAAATTGACATCACGATTCTAGCTCCCGTACAAAAGGTTTGGGATTATTATAATGAACCTAAGCATATCACAAAATGGAATTTTGCACATGAATCCTGGCAATGCCCGAATTCTGAAAACGACTTAAGAGTAGGCGGAAAGTTTAAAAACAGAATGGAAGCGAAAGACGGAAGTTTTGGATTTGATTTTGAAGGCGTTTATGATGAAGTTGTTCCTGCTGAAAAACTAAAATATCATATGGAAGACGGGAGAAATGTAGAAGTGGTTTTTGATAAAATTGATGAGAATACGACCAATGTTAAAATCAATTTCGATCCGGAAAAACAAAACTCTGTAGAAATGCAAAGAGACGGATGGTATGCGATTTTGAATAACTTTCACAAGTATGTAGAAAACCATTAA
- a CDS encoding VOC family protein yields MAKLNPYLNFDGKAEEAFNFYKSVFGGEFLGEIHKMGNAPGTENLSDEEKNRVMHIALPIGGDLLMASDIVPSFGQNLNVGNNNYVSIFPESKEEADRLFKGLSEGGNVEMPIEDQFWGDYFGSFQDKYGVHWMVNYNADYTK; encoded by the coding sequence ATGGCTAAATTAAATCCGTACTTAAATTTTGACGGGAAAGCAGAAGAAGCTTTCAACTTTTACAAATCTGTCTTCGGAGGAGAATTCCTGGGTGAAATTCACAAAATGGGAAATGCTCCCGGAACAGAAAATTTATCAGACGAAGAAAAAAACAGAGTCATGCACATTGCGCTTCCGATTGGCGGAGATTTGCTGATGGCATCGGATATTGTACCGAGCTTCGGACAAAACCTGAATGTTGGTAATAACAATTACGTTTCAATTTTCCCTGAATCCAAAGAGGAAGCCGACAGACTTTTTAAAGGCCTTTCAGAAGGCGGAAATGTGGAAATGCCGATTGAAGATCAATTTTGGGGTGACTATTTCGGTAGTTTCCAGGACAAATATGGTGTTCATTGGATGGTAAACTATAACGCAGACTACACGAAATAA
- a CDS encoding alpha/beta fold hydrolase, with protein MNPVEKGYKQVNGIRMYYEIYGSGKPLVLIHGGGSSLLFDYREVISRLESQFQLIGIDLQNHGMTEHRDISETFEQDAHDVAALLKEINVEKASFWGFSNGGNTVMQIAHLYPEMVEKLIVASAFFKRSGMMDGFFESMMEATLDVMPEPLKINFLNLNPDFSALENMFDKDSKRMQTFEDWSEDILKGIQSPTLFISGDKDVMKPEHVVEMWRLVEGSQLMILPATHGSYMMADFGGNVDAKLINFTVNEVAKFLN; from the coding sequence ATGAATCCTGTTGAGAAAGGATATAAGCAAGTTAACGGAATCCGGATGTACTATGAAATATACGGTTCCGGAAAACCTTTGGTATTGATTCATGGAGGCGGTTCTTCGTTGCTGTTTGATTACCGGGAAGTCATTTCCAGGCTGGAAAGTCAATTTCAGTTAATTGGAATCGATTTACAAAATCACGGAATGACGGAGCATCGTGATATTTCTGAAACGTTCGAACAGGATGCTCATGATGTAGCAGCTCTTTTGAAGGAAATTAATGTAGAAAAAGCTTCATTCTGGGGTTTTAGTAATGGAGGAAACACGGTCATGCAGATTGCCCATTTGTATCCCGAAATGGTTGAAAAGCTCATCGTTGCATCGGCATTTTTCAAAAGAAGCGGCATGATGGATGGTTTTTTTGAAAGCATGATGGAAGCAACATTAGATGTAATGCCTGAACCTTTGAAAATCAACTTTTTAAATTTAAATCCCGACTTTTCTGCACTTGAAAATATGTTTGATAAAGACAGCAAAAGAATGCAGACTTTCGAGGATTGGAGTGAAGATATTTTGAAAGGAATACAATCTCCGACTTTATTTATTTCAGGAGATAAAGATGTAATGAAACCCGAACATGTTGTCGAAATGTGGCGTTTGGTGGAAGGCTCTCAATTGATGATTCTTCCAGCCACTCACGGTTCTTATATGATGGCGGATTTTGGAGGAAATGTGGACGCAAAATTAATAAACTTCACAGTAAACGAGGTTGCAAAATTTTTGAATTAA
- a CDS encoding DinB family protein, whose translation MDTPKSKKLDIIIPAYRGHSQTFLLVLDGISEEDALKRIEGRTNHIIWMVGNFLDMRYGLGSVLGLTEEFKYKDFFFQGKALDESFTYPTLQELKEEFHKISPLVYQRLLEATDGELDKAFPMGMNIDFFPETVLNFVGMCIGREDYLCGQIGLMRRILNYEGMKYDFDKDLKY comes from the coding sequence ATGGATACACCAAAATCAAAAAAATTAGACATCATAATTCCTGCTTACAGAGGACACAGCCAGACTTTTTTGCTGGTTCTTGACGGAATTTCCGAAGAAGATGCTTTAAAAAGAATTGAAGGAAGAACCAACCACATCATCTGGATGGTTGGGAACTTTCTGGACATGCGTTACGGATTAGGATCTGTTCTTGGGCTTACCGAAGAATTTAAATATAAAGATTTTTTCTTTCAGGGAAAAGCGCTTGATGAAAGTTTTACATATCCGACTTTACAAGAATTAAAAGAAGAGTTTCACAAAATTTCACCTCTGGTTTACCAAAGATTATTGGAGGCAACGGACGGAGAGCTGGATAAAGCTTTTCCGATGGGAATGAACATTGATTTTTTCCCGGAAACCGTTCTGAATTTCGTAGGAATGTGCATTGGTCGTGAAGATTATCTGTGCGGACAAATCGGTTTAATGCGCAGAATTCTGAACTACGAAGGAATGAAATATGATTTTGACAAAGATTTAAAATATTAA
- a CDS encoding VOC family protein, which yields MKINQIYVNLPVKDIQKTKEFWTNVGFPINEHITDEKAVCVMLNDNMQIMFLTEEYFETFSERPVPKGDTTQVLVAIGLDSREEVDQVVNAAVANGAYQHEEPQDHGWMYQNSFWDINGHGWNVIFADPSQIPAE from the coding sequence ATGAAAATCAACCAGATTTATGTAAACCTCCCGGTAAAGGATATTCAGAAAACTAAGGAATTCTGGACAAACGTAGGATTCCCGATCAACGAACATATCACCGATGAAAAAGCGGTTTGTGTGATGTTGAATGACAATATGCAGATCATGTTTTTAACGGAAGAATATTTCGAGACTTTTTCTGAAAGACCGGTTCCGAAAGGAGATACAACACAGGTTTTGGTGGCTATTGGTTTAGACAGCCGCGAAGAAGTAGATCAGGTGGTGAATGCTGCTGTTGCCAACGGAGCTTACCAACATGAGGAACCACAGGATCATGGTTGGATGTACCAAAACTCTTTCTGGGATATTAACGGGCATGGCTGGAATGTTATTTTTGCGGATCCTTCTCAAATTCCTGCAGAATAA
- a CDS encoding VOC family protein has product MKINQIYVNLPVKDVQKTREFWTKLGFPINEQFSDEKAICVIMKEDHIYAMFLKEEFFKTFTDRPVANGETTQTLLAIGVNSREEVDGMVKTAIENGGSKYSEPQDHGWMYQSAFSDLNGHQWEVMFADMSNFPTE; this is encoded by the coding sequence ATGAAAATCAACCAGATTTATGTAAACCTTCCGGTAAAAGATGTTCAGAAAACGAGAGAATTCTGGACGAAATTAGGATTTCCGATTAATGAACAATTTTCAGACGAAAAAGCGATTTGTGTAATTATGAAAGAAGATCATATTTATGCAATGTTTTTAAAAGAAGAGTTTTTTAAGACGTTTACAGACAGACCTGTTGCAAATGGAGAGACTACTCAGACGCTTCTTGCCATTGGAGTAAACAGTCGTGAGGAAGTTGATGGTATGGTAAAAACGGCCATTGAAAACGGTGGTTCAAAATACAGTGAACCGCAAGATCATGGCTGGATGTATCAAAGTGCTTTTTCAGATTTAAATGGTCATCAATGGGAGGTGATGTTTGCTGATATGTCTAATTTTCCGACAGAATAA
- a CDS encoding Crp/Fnr family transcriptional regulator: MSNKALEICYDFPFFLQEELEEIFQAHEKVFFQKGDFILEEGKTANEYYILEKGLARSFVNDFNGNEVTTHFFVENEVIIEVSSLFQRISTQENIVCISDCECWRFDFETFQELFHKIPNLREWGRAWMSQQLFAYKQRSVEMFTLSATKRYLNLLEQKPHVIQFAPLKQIASYLGVTDTSLSRIRKELVSHPNKI; the protein is encoded by the coding sequence ATGAGTAATAAAGCCTTGGAAATCTGCTATGATTTCCCGTTTTTTCTGCAGGAAGAGCTTGAAGAGATATTTCAGGCCCATGAAAAAGTATTTTTTCAGAAAGGAGATTTTATCCTGGAAGAAGGAAAAACGGCCAATGAATACTATATTTTGGAAAAAGGTTTGGCTCGTTCATTTGTCAATGACTTCAACGGGAATGAAGTAACCACCCATTTTTTTGTGGAAAATGAAGTCATTATTGAGGTTTCATCATTATTTCAGAGAATTTCTACTCAAGAAAATATTGTATGCATCTCGGATTGTGAATGCTGGAGATTTGATTTTGAAACTTTCCAGGAATTATTCCACAAAATCCCGAATCTCAGAGAATGGGGAAGAGCGTGGATGTCGCAACAGCTTTTCGCTTACAAACAACGCTCTGTAGAAATGTTTACCCTATCTGCAACGAAACGCTATCTTAATCTGCTCGAACAAAAACCTCACGTCATCCAATTCGCTCCTTTGAAACAAATCGCTTCCTATCTGGGTGTTACAGACACTTCTTTAAGCAGGATTCGTAAAGAATTGGTTTCCCATCCGAATAAAATTTAA
- a CDS encoding DUF763 domain-containing protein, producing the protein MKRSGTADLPLHYGKVPPWLYERMSVLGLSIVEVILADYGKDEVLRRLADPFWFQSFGAVMGMDWHSSGITTSVMGALKRSINPNSQSLGLYICGGKGKFSRDTPSELLQIADKTGLNGNELVKASKLSAKVDNTAIQDGYQLYLHNFILSDNGNWSVVQQGMHESDGTARRYHWHSEHITSFVEEPHTGINGISRGQILNLTASEASENRKGILEISHTDSAEVMNDFSRLILPNHHDVQASDVDLKRLGALLYITREQQPQNFEDLLMLEGVGPRTMQSLALVSEVIHGAPSRFKDPARFSFAHGGKDGHPFPVPTKVYDESIQILRTGIEKSKLGHSDKLKTLNKLHQIIEATEKDFTPDFDIQQVIEEERQNSWRFGGKTVFGDAQKPSPPKPIQLSLF; encoded by the coding sequence ATGAAACGTTCCGGAACAGCAGATTTACCTCTACATTATGGCAAAGTACCGCCTTGGCTGTATGAGCGTATGTCTGTTCTTGGGCTTTCAATCGTTGAAGTTATTTTAGCGGATTATGGTAAAGACGAAGTACTCCGTCGGTTGGCAGATCCGTTTTGGTTTCAAAGCTTCGGGGCGGTCATGGGAATGGATTGGCATTCTTCAGGAATTACCACTTCTGTAATGGGTGCTTTGAAGCGGTCGATTAATCCGAATTCTCAGTCTTTGGGACTCTATATTTGTGGAGGAAAAGGCAAGTTTTCGAGAGATACGCCTTCAGAATTACTCCAAATTGCGGATAAAACAGGCTTGAACGGAAATGAGTTGGTAAAAGCCAGTAAACTTTCCGCAAAGGTTGATAATACGGCTATTCAGGATGGTTATCAATTGTATTTGCACAATTTTATTTTGTCTGACAATGGAAATTGGAGTGTTGTTCAACAGGGAATGCACGAATCTGACGGAACGGCGAGACGCTATCACTGGCATTCTGAACATATTACGTCCTTTGTTGAAGAGCCTCACACAGGAATTAATGGAATTTCAAGAGGACAGATTTTAAATTTAACGGCTTCTGAAGCTTCGGAAAACCGTAAAGGAATTTTAGAAATTTCTCATACCGATTCCGCAGAAGTGATGAATGATTTTTCCAGATTAATTCTTCCTAACCATCACGATGTTCAGGCTTCCGATGTTGATCTGAAACGTCTTGGAGCGCTTTTATATATCACAAGAGAACAACAGCCGCAAAATTTTGAAGACTTATTGATGCTGGAAGGAGTAGGTCCGCGAACCATGCAGTCTTTGGCTTTGGTAAGTGAAGTGATTCACGGAGCGCCTTCGAGATTTAAAGACCCTGCAAGATTTTCCTTTGCTCATGGCGGAAAAGACGGGCATCCGTTTCCGGTTCCTACAAAAGTGTACGACGAAAGTATTCAGATTCTTAGAACAGGAATTGAAAAATCCAAGCTTGGACATTCGGATAAATTAAAAACACTGAATAAACTTCATCAGATTATTGAAGCTACGGAAAAGGATTTTACTCCTGATTTTGATATTCAACAGGTTATCGAAGAAGAACGGCAGAATTCCTGGCGTTTCGGTGGAAAGACTGTTTTTGGAGATGCTCAGAAACCTTCTCCTCCAAAACCGATCCAGCTCTCTTTATTTTAA
- the tpx gene encoding thiol peroxidase, whose amino-acid sequence MSTTITLKGNEIHTIGVLPSVGTTIRDFALVDSGLNVKTLENFDGKKKVINIFPSIDTGICAASARKFNEEASNLENTVVINVSKDLPFALARFCAAEGLNNVETLSDFRGSFGDDYEVTITDSPMKGLLSRAVIVTDENNKIVYTEQVPEIVHEPNYEAALAALK is encoded by the coding sequence ATGTCAACGACTATTACTTTAAAAGGAAACGAAATACATACAATAGGAGTTCTTCCGTCAGTAGGAACAACAATCAGAGATTTTGCTTTGGTAGATTCTGGATTAAATGTGAAGACTTTGGAAAATTTTGACGGAAAGAAAAAAGTGATCAATATTTTCCCTTCTATCGATACAGGAATTTGTGCAGCTTCTGCAAGAAAATTTAATGAAGAAGCTTCAAATTTGGAAAATACTGTTGTAATTAACGTTTCTAAAGATTTACCTTTTGCATTGGCAAGATTTTGTGCTGCAGAAGGGTTGAACAATGTGGAAACACTTTCAGACTTCAGAGGAAGCTTCGGTGATGATTATGAAGTAACAATTACCGACTCTCCAATGAAAGGTCTTTTGAGCCGTGCGGTAATCGTTACAGACGAAAATAATAAAATTGTATACACAGAGCAGGTTCCGGAAATTGTACATGAGCCAAACTATGAAGCAGCTTTAGCCGCATTAAAATAA
- a CDS encoding NADP-dependent isocitrate dehydrogenase gives MSDKSKIYYTLTDEAPMLATHSFLPIVKAFTKSANIEIAVPDISLAGRILANFPEFLKDDQKIGDALAELGQLATQPDANIIKLPNISASAPQLDAAIAELQAKGFAVPNYPAEPKNDEEKTIKAKYAKVLGSAVNPVLREGNSDRRAPKAVKNYAKANPHRMGDWASDSKTDVAHMESGDFYGTETSTTLENATKYKIVFKGNDGSESQLKDFAGLQAGEVIDSSVMNLNSLKAFVQQAIDEAKNRNVLLSAHLKATMMKISDPIIFGAIVETFFREVFTKYAETFKSLDINPNNGLADLFDKIKGNAQEADIKADIEAALANGPRVAMVNSDKGITNFHVPSDIIVDASMAALVRGGGKMWNKDGNEEDTVCIIPDRSYAGFYQSVIDDMKAHGKLDPTTMGSVPNVGLMAQKAEEYGSHDKTFQASAEGTIEVQDENGNVLLSQKVEAGDIFRMCQTKDAPIQDWVKLAVNRSRLSDTPAIFWLDKGRAHDREIIKKVEKYLADHDTNGLDIRIMDVKDAMTETLRRAREGKDTISVSGNVLRDYLTDLFPILELGTSAKMLSIVPLMNGGGLFETGAGGSAPKHVEQFIEEGYLRWDSLGEFLALQASLEHLAQTQGNTKSQVLANALDEANAKFLATDKSPARKVGQIDNRGSHFYLAMYWAEALANQTADAELAAQFAPVAAAMQENEEVINAELIGAQGKPQNIDGYYKTDAYKTYAAMRPSTVLNEIIDGI, from the coding sequence ATGTCAGACAAATCAAAAATCTATTACACCCTTACGGATGAGGCTCCAATGTTGGCAACACACTCTTTTTTACCGATTGTAAAAGCTTTTACAAAATCAGCAAACATTGAGATCGCAGTTCCGGATATTTCTTTGGCAGGAAGAATTTTAGCAAACTTCCCTGAATTTTTGAAAGATGACCAGAAAATCGGTGATGCGTTGGCTGAGTTAGGTCAGTTAGCCACTCAACCTGATGCAAATATCATTAAATTACCAAACATTTCAGCTTCTGCACCTCAATTGGATGCGGCTATCGCTGAATTACAGGCTAAAGGATTTGCAGTTCCAAATTATCCTGCAGAACCTAAAAATGATGAGGAAAAGACTATTAAAGCTAAATATGCTAAAGTTTTGGGAAGTGCCGTAAATCCTGTGTTAAGAGAAGGAAATTCTGACAGACGTGCTCCGAAAGCTGTTAAAAATTATGCAAAAGCAAACCCTCACAGAATGGGAGACTGGGCTTCTGACAGTAAAACTGACGTTGCTCACATGGAAAGTGGAGATTTCTACGGAACTGAAACTTCAACCACTCTTGAGAATGCTACAAAATATAAAATCGTTTTCAAAGGAAATGACGGATCTGAAAGTCAATTAAAAGATTTCGCAGGTCTTCAGGCTGGTGAAGTAATTGATTCTTCTGTAATGAATTTAAATTCATTGAAAGCTTTCGTTCAGCAAGCAATTGATGAGGCTAAAAACAGAAACGTTCTTCTTTCTGCCCACCTTAAGGCTACGATGATGAAGATTTCTGACCCCATCATTTTTGGAGCGATTGTAGAAACTTTCTTTAGAGAGGTTTTCACTAAATATGCCGAAACATTCAAATCTTTAGATATTAATCCAAACAACGGTCTTGCTGATCTTTTCGACAAAATTAAAGGAAATGCTCAGGAAGCTGATATCAAAGCGGATATTGAAGCAGCTTTGGCAAACGGACCAAGAGTGGCAATGGTGAATTCTGACAAAGGAATTACCAACTTCCACGTTCCTTCTGATATTATTGTTGATGCATCTATGGCTGCTTTGGTAAGAGGCGGAGGAAAAATGTGGAACAAAGACGGAAACGAAGAAGATACGGTTTGTATCATTCCGGATCGTTCTTATGCAGGTTTTTATCAGTCTGTAATTGACGATATGAAAGCTCACGGAAAATTAGATCCTACAACAATGGGTTCTGTTCCCAACGTTGGTTTGATGGCTCAAAAAGCTGAAGAATATGGTTCTCACGATAAAACGTTCCAGGCTTCTGCTGAAGGAACCATTGAAGTTCAGGACGAAAACGGAAACGTTCTTCTTTCTCAGAAAGTTGAAGCTGGTGATATTTTCAGAATGTGCCAGACAAAAGATGCTCCTATCCAGGACTGGGTAAAATTAGCGGTAAACAGATCAAGATTATCTGATACTCCTGCAATTTTCTGGTTAGACAAAGGAAGAGCGCACGACAGAGAAATCATCAAAAAAGTAGAAAAATATCTTGCAGATCATGATACAAACGGTCTTGACATCAGAATTATGGATGTAAAAGATGCCATGACTGAAACATTAAGAAGAGCAAGAGAAGGAAAAGATACTATTTCTGTTTCAGGAAACGTATTGAGAGATTATTTAACGGATCTTTTCCCAATTCTTGAACTTGGTACTTCTGCAAAAATGCTTTCTATTGTTCCATTAATGAACGGTGGCGGTTTATTTGAAACAGGGGCCGGAGGTTCTGCTCCAAAACACGTTGAGCAGTTCATTGAAGAAGGATATTTAAGATGGGATTCTCTAGGTGAATTCCTTGCTCTTCAGGCTTCTTTGGAACATTTGGCACAAACTCAGGGAAATACAAAATCTCAGGTGTTGGCGAATGCTTTAGATGAAGCAAATGCTAAATTCTTGGCTACAGATAAATCTCCTGCAAGAAAAGTAGGACAAATCGATAACAGAGGTTCTCATTTCTATTTGGCAATGTATTGGGCAGAAGCGTTGGCGAACCAAACTGCAGATGCTGAATTAGCTGCTCAGTTCGCTCCTGTTGCTGCTGCAATGCAGGAAAATGAAGAAGTGATTAACGCTGAATTAATTGGAGCTCAAGGAAAACCTCAAAACATTGACGGTTACTACAAAACGGATGCATACAAAACATATGCAGCGATGAGACCAAGCACAGTTTTAAACGAAATCATCGACGGAATTTAA
- a CDS encoding MFS transporter, protein MVTLKEKNQFIATILAFAVIPMSGLATDIYLPSMPSMATELNQSESNIQLTLSIFLISYGLTQFFAGSIVDSFGRYKVSMASLALFVVSFLITATTQNLFVIYAMRVLQGVLSGFAVVAKRAFFVDVYEGEARKHYLSIMTIVWSVGPIIAPFIGGYLQKNFGWQSNFYVLAGYSLLLLILEFMFSGETLKKRNPFHIQFLLKEYESMFKAKDFFYGMVMCGLSYSMIMFFNLCGSFIIEHKMGYSEVVAGYVSLILGFAWMTGGFLGKALINKAFLPKIRYANFIQLFLIILMFIASYFSNNIYSLVAFAFVIHVTAGFIFNNYFSYCIGRFPNSAGIAGGLTGGIAFIITSAISYGIVAVIKPTIQLEVAEGYFVLGILGLFILSMIKLRKAHA, encoded by the coding sequence ATGGTAACACTTAAAGAAAAAAATCAGTTTATTGCAACCATTTTAGCTTTTGCGGTAATTCCGATGTCGGGTTTGGCGACGGATATTTACTTACCTTCAATGCCGAGTATGGCGACAGAGCTGAATCAGTCGGAAAGCAATATACAACTCACTTTATCCATATTTTTAATCAGTTACGGACTCACTCAGTTTTTTGCCGGAAGTATTGTGGATTCTTTCGGAAGATACAAGGTTTCAATGGCTTCTCTGGCTTTGTTTGTGGTTTCGTTTCTAATTACGGCAACCACTCAGAATTTATTTGTAATCTATGCAATGCGTGTGTTGCAGGGAGTTTTGTCGGGATTTGCTGTTGTGGCAAAACGGGCGTTTTTTGTAGATGTTTATGAAGGGGAGGCAAGGAAACATTATTTGAGTATCATGACGATCGTTTGGTCGGTCGGTCCTATTATTGCGCCTTTTATTGGAGGATATTTGCAGAAAAACTTTGGATGGCAGTCGAATTTTTATGTATTGGCGGGATATAGTTTGTTGCTTTTAATATTGGAATTTATGTTTTCCGGGGAAACATTGAAAAAAAGAAATCCCTTCCATATTCAGTTCCTTTTGAAAGAATACGAATCCATGTTTAAAGCAAAAGATTTCTTCTACGGAATGGTGATGTGCGGATTGAGCTACTCAATGATTATGTTCTTTAATCTGTGCGGTTCTTTTATTATTGAACATAAAATGGGTTATTCTGAGGTCGTTGCAGGTTACGTTTCTCTGATCCTCGGTTTTGCGTGGATGACGGGCGGATTTTTAGGAAAAGCATTAATCAATAAAGCCTTTTTGCCTAAAATCCGATATGCTAATTTTATCCAGCTATTTTTGATCATACTAATGTTTATTGCCTCCTATTTTTCAAATAATATTTACAGCCTGGTTGCATTTGCTTTTGTAATTCATGTGACAGCCGGATTTATCTTTAATAACTACTTCTCTTACTGTATTGGCAGATTTCCGAATTCCGCAGGAATTGCAGGCGGTTTAACCGGTGGAATTGCCTTTATCATTACTTCTGCAATCAGCTACGGAATTGTTGCAGTTATTAAGCCGACCATTCAATTGGAAGTGGCAGAAGGGTATTTTGTATTGGGAATTTTAGGGCTGTTTATTCTAAGTATGATTAAATTGAGAAAAGCGCATGCTTAA